Proteins found in one Nostoc sp. NIES-3756 genomic segment:
- a CDS encoding ABC transporter permease, with amino-acid sequence MNLIESMQMAGKTLLSNKLRSALTMLGIVIGNASVIAMIGIGEGGQRYVKKQLESLGPNVLFVIPGNQATQRITTNLPKTLVLADAEAIATQVPTVAAVTVELNSRQVVTYSNRNTNVNIIGTNPNFLLVRDFDVERGRFFSDIDSKRSNQVAVLGAKLAGRLFGNSNPVGQQFRIKNTSFQIIGVLESKGSNLGVDYDDAALVPIITAANRIVGRTSPYGLELTYVVASAKNAESVDAAVFQITNLLRQRHKITGEDDFTIRTQKDALQTVGQITGALTVMLAAIAGISLFVGGIGIMNIMLVSVTERTQEIGLRKAIGATEQDILLQFLIESVIVSAIGGLIGTGVGVSGILLVAALTPLEAAISPVAIGTAVGISGAIGLFFGVVPARRAAKLDPIVALRSA; translated from the coding sequence ATGAACCTCATAGAAAGTATGCAAATGGCAGGTAAAACCCTGCTATCTAACAAACTGCGTAGCGCCCTAACTATGTTGGGCATTGTCATCGGTAACGCCTCCGTCATTGCCATGATTGGGATTGGGGAAGGCGGACAGAGGTATGTCAAAAAGCAGCTAGAATCGTTAGGGCCGAATGTGCTGTTTGTGATTCCTGGGAACCAAGCCACGCAGCGTATCACCACTAATCTACCCAAAACTTTGGTACTAGCCGACGCAGAAGCGATCGCCACTCAAGTACCCACCGTAGCTGCCGTAACTGTAGAGTTAAATAGTCGGCAAGTAGTCACTTATAGTAATAGAAATACTAACGTCAATATCATCGGTACGAATCCCAACTTTTTATTAGTGCGGGATTTTGATGTGGAAAGGGGGCGATTTTTTAGCGATATAGATAGCAAACGCAGCAATCAAGTTGCTGTACTCGGTGCAAAATTAGCTGGAAGACTCTTTGGCAATAGTAATCCAGTAGGGCAACAGTTTCGCATCAAAAACACCAGCTTTCAAATTATTGGCGTGTTGGAATCCAAAGGTTCAAACTTGGGTGTAGATTATGATGATGCAGCCCTCGTACCTATCATCACCGCCGCTAACCGCATTGTCGGGCGCACTTCTCCCTATGGGTTGGAGTTAACTTACGTTGTCGCCTCAGCTAAAAACGCCGAAAGTGTGGATGCAGCAGTCTTTCAAATTACCAACTTACTACGACAACGGCACAAAATCACCGGGGAAGACGACTTTACCATACGTACTCAAAAAGATGCCTTACAGACAGTAGGGCAAATTACTGGTGCATTGACAGTGATGTTAGCGGCGATCGCTGGTATATCATTGTTTGTAGGTGGTATCGGCATCATGAATATTATGCTAGTCTCCGTCACCGAACGCACCCAAGAAATCGGACTCCGCAAAGCCATCGGTGCGACAGAACAAGATATCTTATTACAGTTTCTCATCGAATCGGTGATTGTCTCTGCCATCGGTGGCTTAATTGGGACTGGTGTTGGTGTTAGTGGGATTCTCTTAGTAGCAGCCTTAACACCCCTAGAAGCAGCCATTTCTCCGGTAGCCATTGGTACAGCCGTAGGTATTTCTGGTGCGATCGGCTTATTTTTCGGCGTAGTTCCCGCCCGTCGTGCTGCTAAACTCGATCCTATAGTTGCCCTCAGAAGTGCTTAA
- a CDS encoding efflux RND transporter periplasmic adaptor subunit — MIAYIEVPIIGKLKHPTRWLAGLVAAGVLIVGTTTTYKIVQQGNSKQDVTQLTVPVETQNVTIRITASGKVVPIQSVNISPKNPGILAQLYVEQGDRVEQGQIIARMDVGEIEAQIAQYRANIAQAQAQLDEAKAGNRPQEIAQAKARLAQSQAQLAESVAGNRPQEIAQSQARVDAAQAKVNYTTEQVKRYQYLYEQGAEKKQLYDQALSEDKSARANLAEAQKQLSLLQSGTRSEVISAKEAAVTEARAALVLAQEGSRPEEIAQRQAAVKAAQAQLAAAQVRLADTVIRAPFSGIVTQKYANVGSFVTPTTSASSSASATSSSIVAVARGVEVLAQVPEADIGQIKQGQQVEIVADAYPDQVFRGRVRLIAPEAVVEQGVTSFQVRVAIDTGVDKLRSGLNVDLTFLGDRVNQALVLPTVSIVTENGKTGVLVPDAKNKPQFREVTVGAQIQDQTQVLSGIKEGDRVFVDLPQDYKIQKAREKANQ; from the coding sequence ATGATTGCGTACATAGAAGTTCCGATTATTGGTAAACTTAAACATCCGACTCGTTGGCTGGCGGGATTAGTGGCTGCTGGTGTGTTAATAGTTGGCACAACCACAACCTATAAAATTGTTCAGCAGGGAAACAGCAAACAAGATGTTACACAGCTAACAGTTCCGGTAGAAACTCAGAACGTCACCATTAGAATTACGGCTAGTGGTAAAGTTGTGCCGATTCAGAGTGTCAATATTAGTCCGAAAAATCCTGGTATACTAGCGCAATTATACGTAGAACAAGGCGATCGCGTCGAGCAAGGACAAATTATCGCCCGGATGGATGTGGGGGAAATTGAAGCCCAAATTGCTCAATATAGAGCTAATATAGCCCAAGCCCAAGCCCAGTTAGATGAAGCGAAAGCGGGGAATCGTCCCCAAGAAATTGCTCAAGCCAAGGCACGTTTAGCCCAATCCCAAGCCCAATTAGCCGAATCTGTGGCAGGGAATCGTCCCCAAGAAATCGCCCAATCCCAAGCCCGAGTCGATGCAGCCCAAGCCAAGGTAAACTACACAACTGAGCAGGTAAAACGTTATCAATACCTCTACGAACAAGGTGCAGAGAAGAAGCAATTATATGACCAAGCCCTAAGTGAAGATAAAAGTGCTAGGGCTAATTTAGCAGAAGCGCAAAAACAATTATCACTATTGCAGAGTGGGACTCGCAGTGAAGTCATCTCTGCTAAGGAAGCGGCTGTAACTGAAGCACGCGCCGCTTTGGTATTAGCCCAAGAAGGTAGCCGTCCTGAAGAAATTGCCCAACGTCAAGCCGCCGTGAAAGCAGCACAAGCACAGCTAGCAGCCGCCCAAGTCAGATTAGCGGATACAGTGATTCGCGCCCCTTTCTCTGGCATCGTGACGCAAAAGTACGCCAATGTCGGCTCTTTCGTAACTCCTACCACCTCAGCCTCTAGCAGCGCCTCAGCCACTTCTAGTTCAATTGTGGCTGTAGCAAGGGGTGTAGAAGTATTGGCGCAAGTCCCAGAAGCTGATATTGGTCAGATTAAGCAGGGACAGCAAGTGGAAATTGTCGCTGATGCTTATCCTGATCAAGTGTTTCGTGGGCGTGTACGTTTAATTGCCCCAGAAGCAGTTGTGGAACAAGGCGTGACATCCTTCCAAGTGCGAGTAGCTATCGATACAGGCGTAGATAAATTACGATCTGGCTTAAATGTAGATTTAACTTTCTTGGGCGATCGCGTCAATCAAGCCTTGGTGTTACCTACAGTTTCCATTGTCACCGAAAACGGGAAAACGGGTGTTTTAGTACCCGATGCCAAAAATAAACCCCAGTTTCGTGAAGTCACAGTAGGCGCACAAATTCAGGATCAGACGCAAGTTTTATCTGGAATCAAAGAGGGCGATCGCGTGTTTGTGGACTTACCCCAAGACTACAAAATTCAAAAGGCTAGAGAAAAAGCAAATCAATGA
- a CDS encoding DNA phosphorothioation-associated putative methyltransferase — MAEALEIDRHRAAIARVEISRPVRLAIEWAVLNPDKTFFDYGCGYGGDVQRVANLGYNSAGWDPYYYPNEPITAADVVNLGYVLNVIEDQEERRQSLIQAWELTRNVLIVAAQVLINAPSKAQLAYSDGIVTSRNTFQKYYEQAELKKYIDEVLNVDAVPVALGVYFVFRDEAEKESFKAVRFFSRTATPRVRIPTKRFEDYQEQLAPLMAFFTKRGRLPVKGELANEQELLGEFGNFRRAFAVVLQATDEAEWDAIAYRRSLDIQVYLALTHFDQRPKFSQLAPEMRHDIKAFFGSYEEACEVADQKLFSLGRPGVVQTACDKSKIGKHTRGALYVHISALAALDPLLRIYEGCASRTIGRVDGATLIKYYTDQPQISYLFYPDFDTDPHPALKASITIDLKTLYVTHRDYSNRANPPVLHRKETFVTSNYPLYEQFAKLTQQEQQLGLLQQKSEIGTRAGWEKCLAAHGVEIKGHEVYLIRES; from the coding sequence ATGGCTGAAGCGTTAGAAATTGATCGCCATCGAGCTGCGATCGCCAGAGTGGAAATCTCTCGTCCTGTACGATTAGCTATAGAATGGGCAGTTCTTAACCCAGATAAGACATTTTTTGACTACGGCTGTGGTTATGGTGGTGATGTCCAGCGTGTGGCTAACCTTGGCTATAACAGTGCAGGTTGGGATCCTTATTACTACCCCAACGAACCTATAACCGCCGCCGATGTGGTCAATTTAGGTTACGTCCTCAACGTCATCGAAGACCAAGAAGAACGCCGTCAAAGTCTCATCCAGGCTTGGGAACTCACCCGCAACGTTTTAATTGTTGCAGCCCAAGTATTAATTAACGCTCCTAGTAAGGCACAACTGGCTTACAGTGATGGTATTGTCACTAGCCGTAATACGTTTCAAAAATATTACGAACAAGCAGAACTGAAAAAATATATTGATGAAGTTTTAAACGTTGATGCTGTTCCCGTCGCCCTTGGGGTTTACTTTGTCTTCCGCGATGAAGCCGAAAAAGAAAGCTTCAAAGCCGTCCGCTTCTTTTCTCGCACCGCTACACCGCGAGTCCGCATTCCGACAAAGCGGTTTGAAGACTATCAAGAACAACTTGCGCCTCTGATGGCATTTTTCACCAAGCGCGGTAGACTGCCAGTTAAAGGGGAATTAGCAAACGAACAAGAATTACTGGGTGAATTTGGTAACTTCCGCCGGGCTTTCGCCGTTGTCCTGCAAGCCACCGATGAGGCAGAATGGGATGCGATCGCCTATCGTCGCTCTTTAGATATTCAAGTTTACCTTGCTCTGACTCACTTCGATCAACGTCCGAAATTTTCCCAACTTGCGCCGGAAATGCGCCATGATATCAAAGCTTTCTTTGGTAGTTATGAGGAAGCTTGCGAAGTCGCTGACCAAAAGTTATTTAGTTTAGGTAGACCAGGAGTTGTGCAAACAGCCTGCGATAAAAGCAAAATTGGTAAACACACACGGGGCGCTTTGTATGTCCACATTTCCGCCCTAGCAGCCCTCGACCCGTTGCTACGCATATATGAAGGTTGTGCCAGCCGTACTATCGGGCGTGTCGATGGAGCTACACTAATCAAATATTACACCGACCAACCGCAAATATCCTACCTATTTTATCCAGATTTCGACACTGACCCCCACCCAGCCCTCAAAGCTAGTATCACAATTGACTTAAAAACCCTGTATGTAACTCACCGTGATTACAGTAATCGAGCCAACCCACCCGTACTACACCGTAAAGAAACCTTCGTTACTAGCAACTACCCACTCTATGAACAATTTGCTAAACTCACCCAACAAGAACAGCAATTAGGGTTGCTTCAGCAAAAAAGCGAAATTGGTACTCGTGCTGGTTGGGAAAAATGTCTTGCTGCTCATGGAGTAGAAATCAAGGGACATGAAGTGTATTTAATTAGGGAAAGTTAG
- the dndE gene encoding DNA sulfur modification protein DndE — protein sequence MESPIERIKLSQTAKDQLLKLRRSSKIDQWNILCRWAFCRSLAEATPPSPVPIPQDSNVEMTWRVFGGEISDILLLALKQRCHNDGYPTDKETLATQFRLHLHRGIGYLAGDPNIKKIEDLIELAIKDGKDIS from the coding sequence ATGGAATCCCCAATCGAAAGAATTAAACTATCACAAACTGCCAAAGACCAACTATTAAAACTCCGTCGCAGTAGTAAAATTGACCAATGGAATATTCTATGTCGCTGGGCTTTTTGTCGTTCCCTCGCTGAAGCAACTCCACCTTCTCCCGTTCCCATTCCCCAAGACAGCAACGTGGAAATGACATGGCGAGTTTTTGGCGGCGAAATCTCCGATATTCTCCTTCTCGCACTTAAACAACGCTGTCATAATGACGGCTACCCCACCGATAAAGAAACCCTCGCCACCCAATTCCGCTTACATTTACATCGCGGTATCGGCTACTTAGCAGGCGACCCAAATATCAAGAAAATTGAAGATTTAATTGAACTGGCAATAAAAGATGGAAAGGATATTAGTTAA
- a CDS encoding four helix bundle protein: MVVNSSIAERTKRFAIRVVKACCFLDEKPGVYRTISKQLLRSGTSIGANVREAQSAQSNKDFINKLEIALKEARETQYWLEILIESELVDKHKFQLLLQEANEIGKILVSSTKKLKGK, encoded by the coding sequence ATTGTGGTTAATAGTAGTATTGCTGAGCGGACTAAAAGATTTGCTATTAGGGTTGTTAAAGCTTGTTGCTTTTTGGATGAAAAACCAGGAGTTTATCGTACCATATCTAAACAGCTACTTCGTTCTGGTACTTCTATTGGCGCTAACGTCCGAGAAGCTCAGTCTGCACAATCTAACAAAGATTTTATCAATAAATTAGAAATAGCTTTAAAGGAAGCTAGAGAAACACAATACTGGTTAGAAATCCTAATTGAGTCTGAGCTAGTAGACAAGCATAAATTTCAACTACTCCTCCAAGAAGCTAACGAAATCGGCAAAATTCTAGTTTCCTCCACCAAAAAATTAAAAGGTAAGTAA
- the dndD gene encoding DNA sulfur modification protein DndD, translating to MIFLELVLQNFGPYAGRQVINLDPRIGENPQPIILLGGMNGGGKTTLMDAIRLALYGQRSQCSTRGNLSYGDFLNQCVNSKANPAEKTRIELLIEHIEDDKPVKYRIVRTWEKNPKDGKDFLGILGDDDTWPVESLMNTWDDYIENLLPLGISNLFLFDGEQVRNLAEQESPPQIIIEAIRRLLGLELADKLTVDLEILVNRKRKELADAKDLAELEEIEQKLSQQQADYQILEEKLAIFKNQIEELEIIQREALDRFVSEGGKIARDRHQLELQQKEKNHAAETIRQSMCQLAAEALPLALIPNLLSQVQAQGAKEFRYQQVQLARDVLIERDKRLLKWLQQLTIASEQVEKIESFLTEDADNLYTGYSQAEVPWLLADEESLSQLDNIRYHLQNAKVSAKQQLANLKILEEELIVLARQVQTAAEPEAYQKLRETMEEAQNQVVQAKANYETTRRSLAELAETIEKTKTELGEYTDKNIDKKNREHIITSSMKVQETLKVFREKLTLRKLNKLEEDVKNCFLYLLHKSDLVFRIAIDTKTFALSLFDFEGKPVPKHRLSAGEKQLLAIAFLWGLAKVSGLRLPVAIDTPLGRLDSSHRQNLVEKYFPAASHQVILLSTDTEIGKKEVETLRENEAIAREYLLKYNSATRQTTVVENQYFW from the coding sequence ATGATATTTCTCGAACTCGTTCTACAAAATTTTGGCCCCTACGCTGGGAGACAAGTCATCAATCTTGACCCAAGAATTGGAGAAAATCCTCAACCAATTATCCTGTTAGGAGGGATGAATGGTGGCGGAAAAACTACTCTCATGGATGCTATTCGTCTTGCACTATATGGACAACGCTCTCAATGTTCTACTCGTGGTAATCTAAGCTATGGAGATTTTTTAAATCAATGTGTTAATAGTAAAGCTAACCCTGCTGAAAAGACCAGAATTGAGTTACTTATTGAACATATTGAAGACGATAAGCCAGTAAAATATCGGATTGTTAGAACTTGGGAAAAAAATCCTAAAGATGGTAAAGATTTCTTGGGAATTTTAGGTGATGACGATACGTGGCCTGTGGAATCTTTGATGAATACTTGGGATGATTATATAGAAAACCTTCTGCCGTTAGGAATTTCTAATTTGTTTCTCTTCGATGGTGAACAAGTAAGAAACCTTGCAGAACAGGAATCACCACCACAGATTATAATTGAAGCTATTCGTAGACTTTTAGGGCTAGAATTGGCGGATAAACTAACAGTAGATTTGGAAATTTTAGTCAATCGTAAACGTAAAGAACTTGCTGATGCTAAAGATTTAGCTGAATTGGAAGAAATTGAGCAAAAATTAAGTCAACAGCAAGCAGACTATCAAATTCTAGAAGAAAAGTTAGCAATATTCAAAAACCAAATTGAAGAATTAGAGATAATCCAGCGAGAAGCCTTAGATAGATTTGTTTCTGAAGGTGGTAAAATCGCCAGAGATCGCCATCAATTAGAACTGCAACAAAAGGAAAAAAATCACGCAGCAGAGACTATCAGACAGTCAATGTGCCAATTAGCAGCTGAGGCGCTACCATTGGCGTTAATTCCCAATTTACTTAGTCAAGTACAAGCACAAGGTGCAAAAGAATTTCGTTATCAACAAGTACAGTTGGCTAGAGATGTTTTGATTGAGAGAGATAAACGCTTGCTGAAATGGTTGCAGCAATTAACAATCGCTTCCGAACAAGTTGAGAAAATAGAATCCTTTTTAACTGAAGATGCTGACAATCTATATACAGGTTACTCCCAAGCAGAAGTGCCTTGGTTATTAGCTGATGAAGAAAGCTTAAGTCAGCTAGATAATATTAGATATCACTTGCAAAATGCTAAAGTTTCTGCAAAGCAGCAATTAGCTAACCTCAAAATTTTAGAAGAAGAACTAATTGTTCTAGCAAGACAAGTACAGACAGCCGCCGAACCAGAAGCTTATCAAAAGTTGCGTGAGACTATGGAAGAAGCACAAAACCAAGTTGTGCAAGCTAAAGCTAATTATGAAACGACTCGCCGCAGTTTAGCCGAATTAGCAGAGACTATTGAAAAAACTAAAACAGAATTAGGAGAATATACTGATAAAAATATTGATAAGAAAAATAGAGAACATATTATTACTTCGTCAATGAAAGTTCAAGAAACTCTGAAAGTTTTTCGAGAGAAATTAACTCTGCGTAAACTCAATAAACTAGAGGAGGACGTAAAGAATTGTTTCCTTTACCTACTACATAAATCTGATTTAGTATTTCGCATTGCTATCGATACTAAAACCTTTGCCTTATCTCTATTCGATTTTGAGGGTAAACCAGTTCCCAAACATCGCTTGTCAGCTGGAGAAAAACAACTACTAGCAATAGCTTTCCTCTGGGGACTAGCCAAAGTCTCAGGTTTGCGCTTACCAGTAGCAATAGACACACCTCTTGGTAGACTCGATTCCTCCCACCGCCAAAACTTAGTAGAGAAATACTTTCCCGCCGCCAGCCATCAAGTAATTTTACTATCTACTGATACGGAAATAGGTAAAAAAGAAGTAGAAACGCTGAGGGAGAATGAAGCGATCGCCCGTGAATATCTTTTAAAATATAATTCAGCGACTCGTCAAACAACGGTAGTAGAAAATCAATATTTTTGGTAA
- the egtD gene encoding L-histidine N(alpha)-methyltransferase, whose translation MSVIKAVHSIEERLQIQRLQEPTRVVTSTVGSDVVKGLTKTPKSLPPCYFYDDRGSELFERICELPEYYVTRTETAILQQYASEIAQITGACELVELGSGNSTKTRILLDAYEQLDYPLHYLPIDVCAGILESSAKQLLQDYSSLKVYALAGTYESALAQLTTRTLSSRMICFIGSTLGNLNPQECDIFLSQIRTSLQTSEYFLLGVDLQKPKEILEPAYNDSQGVTAEFNLNMLEHLNRRFEGDFDTTQFTHWAFYNEAEKQIEMHLKSERSQKVHLKSLNLTVHFAPGETILTEISRKFHLDTIRQQLTAKGLKPIKTWTDKNQWFGVLLCQLQA comes from the coding sequence ATGTCAGTAATTAAAGCTGTTCACAGCATTGAAGAACGTTTGCAAATACAACGTTTACAGGAACCAACGCGCGTAGTTACATCTACGGTTGGGAGTGACGTAGTGAAAGGGTTGACTAAAACACCTAAATCCTTACCGCCTTGTTACTTCTATGATGACCGAGGTTCTGAGTTATTTGAGCGCATCTGTGAGTTACCAGAATACTACGTGACTCGCACAGAAACGGCTATTTTACAACAGTATGCTAGTGAAATTGCCCAAATCACTGGTGCTTGTGAATTAGTAGAACTTGGCAGTGGCAATTCTACCAAAACTCGCATTTTACTGGATGCTTATGAGCAACTAGATTATCCTCTGCATTATTTACCAATTGATGTATGTGCAGGGATTTTGGAAAGTAGCGCCAAGCAGTTACTACAAGATTATTCTTCCTTAAAAGTTTATGCCTTAGCAGGAACTTACGAATCAGCACTGGCACAACTTACCACTAGAACATTATCCAGTAGGATGATTTGTTTTATTGGGAGTACCTTAGGCAATCTCAACCCACAAGAGTGTGATATCTTCTTATCGCAAATCAGAACCAGCTTGCAGACGAGTGAATATTTCTTATTGGGGGTAGATTTGCAAAAGCCAAAAGAAATTTTGGAACCAGCATATAACGACAGCCAAGGCGTAACCGCAGAGTTTAATCTCAATATGTTAGAGCATTTGAATAGGCGGTTTGAGGGTGATTTTGATACTACACAGTTTACACACTGGGCGTTTTATAATGAGGCTGAAAAGCAAATTGAGATGCACTTAAAAAGTGAGCGATCGCAAAAAGTCCATTTAAAATCTCTCAACCTCACCGTTCATTTTGCCCCAGGTGAAACCATCCTCACCGAAATCTCTCGCAAATTCCACCTCGACACCATCAGACAGCAACTCACAGCAAAAGGATTAAAACCCATCAAAACATGGACTGATAAAAATCAGTGGTTTGGTGTATTGCTCTGTCAATTGCAAGCGTAA
- a CDS encoding ATP-binding protein has translation MEISDLTTDHNTELLKIKEALRQQEKSTKLLEAITLAQSQFIVESNPRIAFNVLLDNLLILTESEYGFIGEMHYTEAGDIDMTTHMKVRGNPYLKTHAITNIAWNEETRAFYEENAPKGMEFHNLKTLFGAVIVTGEPVISNSPTTDPRRGGIPDGHPPLNAFLGLPFYSNKQLVGMVGIANRPNGYDESVIAYLQPFLATCTNLIESHRNYKRREQAETALRQSQELLQKANEELEIRVEQRTEQLRQAKITADSANKAKSEFLANMSHELRTPLNGILGYAQIIKRSQSLPESHRKGIDIIQQCASHLLTLINDILDLSKIEARKMELHPINFHFPSFLEGVAEICKIRAEQKGIAFLYQPDPQLPIGLFADEKRLRQVLINLLSNATKFTDQGSVTFRIQSHPITNQDLVHKICFEVEDTGVGLTQEQIEKIFLPFEQVGDTKKQAEGTGLGLAISQNIVSLMNSKIQVKSYPQQGSSFWFEVQLHEVENWFEDPNLKDFSAIVGYEGTKQKILVVDDKWENRSVISNLLAPLGFDVIEASDGQEGLEITSKYQPDLIITDLVMPVMDGFNFIKNIRQSPKFKDIVIVVSSASVFETDQYKSIDAGANDFLVKPIQVDMLFRLLSKFLKINWIYRSNNQNIDKTFTTQLQSQTIIPPAQEILQNLYQLAKKGDIYAVINEVNKLEDTDTNLIPFIQKVTQLGQNFQIKLLRDFLKTFIDELQ, from the coding sequence ATGGAAATTTCTGATTTAACCACAGATCACAATACTGAATTACTCAAAATTAAAGAAGCCCTACGTCAACAAGAGAAAAGTACTAAATTATTAGAAGCTATCACTCTGGCTCAATCTCAATTTATTGTTGAGTCTAACCCTAGAATTGCATTTAATGTCTTACTTGATAATCTTTTAATACTCACTGAAAGTGAGTACGGTTTCATTGGTGAAATGCACTATACAGAGGCTGGTGATATAGATATGACCACACACATGAAAGTGCGTGGTAATCCTTATTTAAAAACTCATGCTATTACCAATATTGCTTGGAATGAAGAAACTAGAGCTTTTTATGAAGAAAATGCTCCAAAAGGAATGGAGTTTCATAATTTAAAAACTCTATTTGGTGCTGTTATTGTTACAGGTGAACCAGTCATATCTAATTCTCCCACCACAGATCCCCGCCGTGGAGGAATACCTGACGGGCATCCACCTTTAAATGCTTTTTTAGGGCTACCGTTTTATAGTAATAAACAATTAGTTGGTATGGTAGGAATTGCCAATCGCCCTAATGGCTATGATGAATCAGTCATTGCTTACTTACAACCATTTTTAGCAACTTGTACTAACTTAATTGAATCTCATAGAAATTATAAACGTCGTGAACAAGCTGAAACAGCGCTACGTCAAAGCCAAGAATTGTTGCAAAAAGCTAATGAAGAATTAGAGATTAGAGTCGAGCAACGCACAGAGCAATTAAGACAAGCAAAAATCACTGCTGATAGTGCTAATAAAGCCAAAAGTGAATTTTTAGCTAACATGAGCCATGAACTGCGCACACCTCTTAACGGTATTCTTGGCTATGCTCAAATTATTAAACGCTCTCAATCATTACCTGAATCTCATCGCAAAGGTATTGATATTATTCAGCAATGTGCTTCTCATTTATTGACTTTAATCAACGATATTTTAGATTTATCTAAAATTGAAGCTCGCAAAATGGAGCTTCATCCTATAAATTTTCATTTTCCATCTTTTCTAGAAGGTGTTGCTGAAATTTGTAAAATTCGCGCAGAACAAAAAGGTATTGCATTTTTATACCAGCCAGATCCACAACTACCTATAGGGTTGTTTGCCGATGAAAAGCGGTTACGCCAAGTTTTGATTAATCTCTTAAGTAATGCTACTAAATTTACCGACCAAGGTAGTGTGACATTTCGTATTCAATCTCATCCCATAACTAATCAAGATTTAGTTCATAAAATTTGTTTTGAAGTTGAAGATACAGGTGTTGGTCTAACTCAAGAGCAGATAGAAAAGATTTTTCTGCCTTTTGAGCAGGTTGGTGATACTAAGAAACAAGCAGAAGGCACAGGATTAGGATTAGCAATTAGCCAAAATATTGTTTCTTTAATGAATAGCAAAATTCAAGTTAAAAGTTATCCGCAGCAAGGTAGTAGTTTTTGGTTTGAAGTGCAACTTCATGAAGTAGAAAATTGGTTTGAAGACCCTAATTTAAAAGATTTTAGCGCTATCGTTGGTTACGAAGGTACAAAACAAAAAATATTAGTTGTAGATGATAAATGGGAAAATCGTTCTGTTATTTCTAACTTATTAGCACCATTGGGATTTGATGTAATTGAAGCTAGTGATGGTCAAGAGGGATTGGAAATAACATCTAAATATCAACCAGATTTAATTATTACTGATTTAGTTATGCCTGTTATGGATGGGTTTAATTTTATCAAAAACATCCGACAATCACCCAAATTCAAAGACATAGTTATTGTTGTTTCTTCAGCTAGTGTCTTTGAAACTGATCAATATAAAAGTATTGATGCCGGAGCCAATGACTTCTTAGTAAAACCTATCCAAGTAGATATGCTATTTCGGCTATTAAGTAAATTTTTAAAAATTAATTGGATATATCGGTCAAATAACCAAAATATTGACAAAACTTTCACAACTCAACTGCAATCACAGACAATTATTCCTCCTGCACAAGAAATTTTACAAAATCTTTACCAGTTGGCGAAAAAAGGTGATATTTACGCAGTTATAAATGAAGTAAATAAATTAGAAGATACTGATACTAATTTGATTCCTTTTATCCAAAAAGTCACTCAGCTAGGTCAAAACTTTCAAATTAAATTACTCCGAGATTTTTTGAAAACTTTTATTGATGAACTCCAATAA